A DNA window from Maribellus comscasis contains the following coding sequences:
- a CDS encoding DUF4266 domain-containing protein, which yields MKKIVPILFTLFLLASCATVKEYEKVYVNDADMKLAANSNERFETNFQVYREGAAGANGGKTGGGCGCN from the coding sequence ATGAAAAAAATTGTTCCAATCCTTTTTACTCTTTTTTTACTGGCATCCTGTGCAACAGTAAAAGAGTATGAAAAGGTTTATGTTAATGATGCCGATATGAAACTGGCCGCAAATTCAAACGAACGTTTTGAAACAAACTTTCAGGTTTACCGCGAAGGAGCTGCCGGTGCAAACGGTGGAAAAACCGGCGGCGGCTGTGGTTGTAATTAG
- a CDS encoding FAD:protein FMN transferase → MKPIFYLVFFLFPVLLSSQEKYTRVLKLMGSRFDITVVADSETEGNKYIDLAVAEISRIEKMISSWDTLSETAKIVENAGIQPVKVDEELFDLIGRSIKISELTSGAFDISYASMDRIWKFDGSMKERPTKEEVAASVSKVGYKNIIFDPQNQTVFLKNKGMRIGFGALGKGYAADKAKQLLISKGVKAGIINASGDLTTWGTQPDKTPWMVGITNPLNKNKVFSWFPLDNSSVVTSGNYEKYVEFNGIKYTHIIDPRTGWPVSGLTSVSIFAPKAELADALATSVFVMGKETGLDFINQLPGVECVIVDDQGKIYNSENIKLNSTK, encoded by the coding sequence GTGAAACCTATCTTTTATTTGGTGTTTTTCCTTTTTCCGGTTCTTCTTTCATCTCAGGAAAAATATACCAGGGTTTTGAAATTGATGGGAAGCCGTTTTGATATTACGGTGGTAGCTGATAGTGAAACCGAAGGAAATAAATATATTGATTTGGCAGTTGCTGAAATAAGCCGGATTGAGAAGATGATTTCCTCGTGGGATACCCTTTCTGAGACAGCAAAAATTGTAGAGAACGCTGGTATTCAACCTGTAAAAGTAGATGAAGAACTATTTGATTTAATTGGCCGTTCCATCAAAATTTCTGAACTCACCAGCGGAGCTTTCGATATTAGTTATGCTTCAATGGACCGGATTTGGAAATTTGACGGTTCGATGAAGGAACGACCAACCAAAGAAGAAGTAGCTGCTTCTGTTTCAAAAGTCGGTTACAAAAATATTATCTTTGACCCGCAAAATCAAACGGTGTTTCTGAAAAACAAAGGAATGCGGATTGGTTTTGGGGCACTTGGCAAAGGTTATGCCGCCGATAAAGCCAAACAGCTCTTAATTTCAAAAGGAGTAAAAGCAGGAATCATTAATGCTTCAGGCGACTTAACTACCTGGGGAACACAACCCGACAAAACCCCATGGATGGTGGGAATAACCAACCCCTTGAATAAAAACAAGGTATTTTCCTGGTTTCCTCTCGATAACAGTTCAGTGGTTACTTCGGGGAATTACGAGAAATATGTCGAATTCAACGGGATAAAATATACTCATATTATCGACCCGAGGACAGGCTGGCCGGTAAGCGGGCTTACCAGTGTTAGCATTTTTGCACCAAAAGCCGAACTGGCGGATGCTTTGGCTACCTCAGTTTTTGTAATGGGAAAAGAAACAGGCCTGGATTTTATTAATCAATTGCCGGGTGTAGAATGCGTCATTGTCGATGATCAGGGAAAAATCTATAATTCAGAAAACATAAAATTAAATTCAACAAAATGA
- a CDS encoding thioredoxin family protein: MKKLILIASAIFVVNTIHAQKWETNFETAKKRASEERKNILLVFSGSDWCIPCMKLEKEIWESQDFIKDSEEHFVLLRADFPKRKANKLSKEQQEQNNRLAETYNKKGLFPMVEVLDKNGNVLGTTGYKNVSPKDYIVMLHSFEK; this comes from the coding sequence GTGAAAAAGTTAATTTTGATTGCTTCTGCAATTTTTGTTGTAAACACTATCCATGCTCAGAAATGGGAAACCAATTTCGAAACAGCAAAAAAGCGAGCTTCTGAAGAGAGAAAAAATATTTTGCTCGTTTTCTCTGGCTCCGACTGGTGTATTCCGTGTATGAAACTGGAAAAAGAAATTTGGGAGTCACAGGATTTTATAAAAGATTCAGAAGAGCATTTTGTTTTGCTTCGGGCCGATTTTCCAAAACGGAAAGCCAACAAACTTTCAAAAGAACAGCAGGAACAGAATAATCGTTTAGCGGAGACTTACAACAAAAAAGGTCTTTTCCCCATGGTTGAAGTTCTTGATAAAAATGGGAATGTGCTCGGAACAACAGGATATAAAAATGTTAGTCCGAAGGACTACATTGTAATGTTACATTCATTTGAAAAGTAA
- a CDS encoding DoxX family protein — MGSRRGYGAGLLILRLTMGILMILHGYGKVVNGVEGISNSLIEKGLPGFIAYGVYVGEVIAPLLMIVGYRTRLAAMVFSFNMLVAALLAHPNDIFALTERGTWAIETLGLFFLGGLTLVFTGGGKFAVSTRSWWD; from the coding sequence ATGGGTTCACGACGGGGATACGGCGCCGGACTGCTGATTTTGAGATTAACAATGGGGATATTAATGATTTTGCATGGATACGGCAAAGTTGTTAATGGCGTGGAAGGAATATCAAACAGTTTAATTGAAAAAGGGTTGCCTGGTTTTATTGCTTACGGGGTTTATGTAGGAGAGGTGATAGCGCCTTTGTTAATGATTGTGGGATATCGAACGCGCCTTGCAGCGATGGTATTCTCATTTAATATGCTTGTTGCGGCTTTACTCGCCCATCCAAATGATATTTTTGCACTTACAGAAAGGGGAACCTGGGCCATTGAAACACTTGGACTTTTCTTTTTAGGTGGCCTAACATTAGTATTTACAGGCGGTGGTAAATTTGCCGTTTCAACCAGAAGTTGGTGGGATTAA
- a CDS encoding pyridoxal phosphate-dependent aminotransferase: MGEIRKSNHFVNLNLNVRGLNQSATLVINERSNELIQQGKTVYKLGLGQSPFPVPKIVQEALQRNAHQKDYLPVKGLMKLREAIADFNYRHEGTPCSPEDIMIGPGSKELIFILQLVYYGELIIPTPSWVSYSPQARIAGRHVTWVPTSEVSNWRLSPEKLDLICRSDPDRPRVVILNYPSNPTGSTYPEERLKKLAEVARKYNLILISDEIYGLLDHEGNHVSISRYYPEGTIISSGLSKWAGAGGWRLGTFTFPENLRWLQNAMAIVASETFTSTSAPIQYAAITAFEEHKEIDEYLVYSRKILKALGNYMADRLRAINITLPSPKGGFYLFPNFNFYREKLASKGILTSFELCEAVLKATGVAFLPGMDFGRQPEELTCRMAYVDFDGEMVLDKAMNYFKDKPIDNGFLKSYCPKMIKSIDLLEEWLENL, from the coding sequence ATGGGAGAAATTCGTAAAAGCAACCACTTTGTTAACCTGAATTTGAATGTTCGTGGATTGAACCAATCGGCAACACTCGTGATTAACGAACGCAGTAACGAGTTGATTCAGCAGGGAAAAACGGTTTATAAGCTTGGATTAGGTCAATCTCCTTTTCCGGTGCCAAAAATTGTTCAGGAAGCTTTACAACGAAATGCACATCAAAAGGATTATCTGCCTGTAAAAGGTTTGATGAAACTGCGCGAAGCCATAGCGGATTTTAATTACCGGCACGAAGGAACACCTTGTTCGCCGGAGGATATTATGATTGGCCCGGGTTCAAAAGAACTGATTTTTATTTTGCAACTGGTGTATTACGGCGAATTAATAATTCCTACACCGAGTTGGGTTTCCTATTCTCCACAAGCCAGAATAGCCGGGCGCCATGTTACATGGGTTCCCACATCGGAAGTAAGTAATTGGCGGCTGAGTCCCGAAAAACTGGATTTGATTTGTCGTTCTGATCCCGACCGGCCGAGAGTTGTTATTCTGAATTACCCTTCCAATCCAACGGGTTCAACTTATCCGGAAGAACGGTTAAAAAAACTGGCTGAAGTGGCACGGAAGTACAACCTGATTCTGATATCCGATGAAATTTATGGTTTGCTCGATCATGAAGGGAACCATGTTTCCATATCTCGATACTATCCTGAAGGGACAATTATTAGCAGCGGATTAAGTAAATGGGCCGGTGCAGGTGGTTGGCGGTTGGGAACTTTTACCTTTCCCGAAAATTTACGCTGGCTGCAAAATGCAATGGCCATTGTGGCTTCAGAAACATTTACATCAACAAGTGCACCAATTCAATATGCCGCGATTACCGCTTTTGAGGAGCATAAAGAAATTGATGAGTATCTGGTTTATTCGCGGAAGATTTTAAAAGCACTTGGAAATTATATGGCCGATCGTTTAAGGGCGATTAATATTACCTTACCTTCCCCAAAAGGCGGATTTTATTTATTTCCGAATTTTAACTTTTATCGTGAAAAACTGGCTTCAAAAGGCATTTTAACTTCGTTTGAATTATGTGAGGCGGTGCTCAAAGCTACCGGAGTTGCTTTTTTACCCGGAATGGATTTTGGCCGCCAACCGGAAGAATTAACCTGCCGGATGGCTTATGTTGATTTTGATGGCGAAATGGTTTTGGATAAAGCAATGAACTATTTTAAGGATAAACCAATTGATAATGGATTTTTAAAAAGCTATTGCCCAAAAATGATAAAATCAATCGATCTTTTGGAAGAGTGGCTTGAGAACCTTTAG
- a CDS encoding transglutaminase-like domain-containing protein gives MSYQIYQTCTPAVSFQKINLLFLFTLFSIFGSSQNPFETSQNNLTIEMLMSTEINTLKKGNLKNLRAKYLFVPKSDERQKVISILYHSHPEADFTDILKGQYTWKKLHSNYSVSYDARIKTNNYLYPVKSTPFPVIDIPDSLKNFLRFDDIINQKKIIEKTALELVRHETELYNAVFNIGYWIYENIDYLRTGFETIESASTVFNTKFGDCDEISVLYLSMLRSVYIPSRLVSGIAKGEFGFNYHAWVEVFFENTGWVPFDATFRQFGYVDQSHIKLAQHHTVSEMFSTTWEFLPFFGDIEIESEELPVVSAQITAQQNVSTQNFTIQIFPFTEKVGIYSSYPVKILIKNNTPFFSSEMFYLNYASDVEINIEKEKYLLSFAPHETKEINLYLTYSGIKYSNYRYTSLFEVFNRTGINDTTTVIFYPGAKIISEKMATTILDTFSVPKVVDEHNNNF, from the coding sequence ATGAGCTACCAAATTTATCAAACTTGTACACCGGCAGTCTCTTTTCAAAAAATTAATTTGCTTTTTCTTTTTACTCTTTTCTCCATATTCGGGTCGTCTCAAAATCCCTTTGAAACTTCTCAAAACAATCTCACCATTGAAATGCTTATGAGCACCGAAATCAATACCTTAAAAAAAGGAAACCTTAAAAATTTACGAGCTAAATATCTGTTTGTTCCCAAAAGTGACGAAAGACAAAAAGTAATTTCAATTCTTTACCATTCACACCCCGAAGCAGATTTTACCGATATTTTAAAAGGACAGTATACCTGGAAAAAATTACACAGCAATTACTCGGTTTCGTACGACGCCAGAATTAAAACGAACAACTATCTGTATCCTGTTAAAAGCACTCCTTTTCCGGTAATAGATATTCCTGACAGTTTAAAAAACTTCCTGAGATTTGACGATATTATCAATCAAAAAAAAATAATTGAAAAAACAGCCTTGGAACTTGTCAGACATGAAACAGAGTTATACAATGCTGTTTTTAATATTGGGTACTGGATATATGAAAATATAGATTATTTGAGAACAGGTTTTGAAACAATTGAATCGGCGTCCACCGTCTTTAATACAAAATTTGGCGATTGCGATGAAATATCCGTTCTCTATCTTTCCATGCTGCGATCGGTTTATATTCCTTCCCGTCTGGTTTCGGGCATTGCCAAGGGTGAGTTCGGCTTTAATTATCATGCCTGGGTTGAAGTATTTTTTGAAAATACAGGATGGGTTCCTTTTGATGCCACTTTCAGACAATTCGGATATGTCGACCAAAGCCACATTAAATTGGCACAACACCATACCGTTTCAGAAATGTTTTCAACTACGTGGGAATTTCTTCCTTTTTTTGGCGATATAGAAATAGAAAGTGAAGAATTACCCGTTGTATCGGCTCAGATAACAGCTCAACAAAATGTTTCAACACAAAATTTTACCATTCAAATTTTTCCTTTTACTGAAAAAGTAGGAATATATTCTTCCTATCCCGTTAAAATATTGATAAAAAACAATACTCCTTTTTTTTCATCAGAAATGTTCTATTTAAACTACGCTTCCGACGTGGAAATAAATATTGAAAAAGAAAAGTATTTGTTAAGTTTTGCTCCGCATGAAACCAAAGAAATCAATTTATATCTAACGTATTCCGGTATAAAATATTCGAATTACCGCTACACTTCTTTGTTTGAAGTTTTTAACCGAACGGGAATAAATGACACTACCACAGTAATTTTTTATCCAGGAGCCAAAATAATCTCAGAAAAAATGGCAACCACAATTCTTGATACATTTTCTGTTCCGAAGGTTGTAGATGAGCACAATAACAATTTCTGA
- the hypD gene encoding trans-4-hydroxy-L-proline dehydratase: MTFTKIKNTKTPERLAGAEGNFYNPHKNNGPGMNERIRRLRKQSVETQESLSIERALITTKFYKENEGKYSAPVMRALNFLEICKQKTIYIGADELIVAERGPSPKSVPTFPELTCHSVDDFHVLNTRDQQRYTISQEDIDTYEHEVIPYWKGRTMRERIFSHVPKEWQAAYEAGVFTEFMEQRAPGHTALDGKIYRKGMLDFKKEINEHIQRLDFMNDQEATDKLEELKAMDISCDAAIVFAERHAALAEKMAEKETNPKRIEELKKIAEVCRWVPAHAPRNVWEAIQMYWFVHLGTVTELNGWDAMNPGHFDQHLQPFYEKEIAEETLTRDEAKELISCFWIKVNNHPAPPKVGITARESGTFNDFTNINIGGVKADGSNGVSEVSYIMLEIIEDLHILQPGNSVHISAKTPDHFLNAACKVIRQGHGYPSVFNPDIYIQELMRQGKSLQDAREGGCSGCIEVGAFGKEAYLLTGYLNVPKVLEITLNNGIDPLTGKVAGIQTGDPREFKNYEELYDAFLKQLNFVVDQKVRVSNYIDQMFAKYAPAPFLSVVIEDCISNGKDYYNGGPRYNTSYIQCTGLGTTTDSLSVLKKHVFEDKTFSMETLLNAISKNYVGEEALRQRIINRTPFFGNDDEIADSIALRVYDDLLAAIDGKPNVKGGQYHLNMLSTTCHVYFGKVLGATPNGRFSGKSISDGTSPSHGCDTHGPTNVIRSLGKLDQVRSGGTLLNLRFVPSLLKREKDVEKLGHLIRSYFTLGGHHIQFNIVDTATLLAAQACPEDYKDLMVRMAGYSDYFNDMNADLQQEIIDRTENEGF, encoded by the coding sequence ATGACTTTCACAAAAATAAAAAACACAAAAACCCCGGAGCGCCTGGCTGGTGCAGAAGGGAATTTTTATAATCCGCATAAAAATAACGGTCCGGGAATGAACGAAAGAATCCGTCGTTTACGCAAACAAAGCGTAGAAACACAGGAATCACTTTCCATTGAAAGAGCTTTAATTACCACCAAATTTTATAAAGAAAACGAAGGAAAATATTCGGCACCGGTGATGCGTGCCCTGAATTTTCTGGAAATTTGCAAGCAAAAAACCATTTATATCGGCGCTGATGAACTGATTGTTGCAGAACGCGGCCCATCGCCAAAATCGGTTCCCACCTTCCCGGAACTCACCTGCCACAGCGTAGATGATTTTCATGTTTTGAATACACGCGATCAGCAGCGTTATACCATTTCACAGGAAGATATTGACACCTACGAACATGAAGTTATTCCTTACTGGAAAGGGCGCACCATGCGCGAACGAATTTTCAGCCACGTACCAAAAGAATGGCAGGCTGCCTATGAAGCGGGAGTTTTCACAGAATTTATGGAACAACGTGCTCCCGGACACACTGCGCTCGACGGGAAAATATACCGGAAAGGAATGCTCGATTTCAAAAAAGAAATCAACGAACATATTCAGCGGCTCGATTTTATGAACGACCAGGAAGCCACCGACAAGCTGGAAGAATTAAAAGCGATGGATATTTCGTGCGATGCAGCCATTGTTTTTGCTGAACGACACGCTGCTTTGGCAGAGAAAATGGCGGAAAAAGAAACTAATCCTAAACGTATTGAGGAATTAAAAAAAATAGCTGAAGTATGTCGTTGGGTACCGGCGCATGCCCCGCGAAATGTTTGGGAAGCCATTCAAATGTACTGGTTTGTACATTTGGGAACCGTAACCGAATTGAATGGCTGGGATGCCATGAATCCCGGGCATTTTGACCAGCACCTGCAGCCTTTTTATGAAAAGGAAATTGCTGAAGAAACACTCACCCGCGATGAAGCCAAAGAACTCATCAGTTGTTTCTGGATAAAGGTGAACAACCATCCTGCCCCGCCAAAAGTGGGAATTACCGCACGCGAAAGCGGAACTTTTAACGATTTTACCAACATCAATATAGGCGGAGTAAAAGCTGACGGATCAAATGGAGTGAGTGAAGTTTCCTACATCATGCTCGAAATAATAGAAGATTTGCATATTCTTCAGCCCGGAAACTCGGTTCACATCAGTGCCAAAACACCCGATCATTTTCTGAATGCTGCTTGCAAAGTGATCCGGCAGGGGCACGGTTATCCTTCCGTTTTTAACCCGGATATTTATATTCAGGAATTGATGCGCCAGGGAAAATCATTACAGGATGCCCGCGAAGGAGGGTGTAGCGGTTGTATTGAAGTAGGCGCTTTTGGAAAAGAAGCTTACCTGCTAACCGGTTATCTGAATGTTCCAAAAGTACTGGAAATTACGCTAAATAACGGAATCGATCCGCTTACCGGGAAGGTCGCAGGGATTCAAACCGGAGATCCCCGTGAATTTAAAAACTATGAAGAATTATATGATGCGTTTTTGAAACAACTAAATTTTGTGGTCGACCAAAAAGTAAGAGTTAGTAACTACATCGACCAGATGTTTGCCAAATATGCACCGGCACCCTTTCTTTCAGTAGTTATCGAAGATTGTATTTCAAACGGAAAAGATTACTATAACGGAGGACCACGCTACAACACAAGCTATATTCAATGTACCGGCTTAGGTACGACTACCGACAGTCTTTCAGTTCTGAAAAAACATGTTTTTGAGGACAAGACATTTAGCATGGAAACCCTGCTGAATGCCATTTCAAAAAATTACGTCGGTGAAGAAGCGCTGCGGCAGCGTATCATAAACCGCACTCCATTTTTTGGTAACGATGACGAAATTGCCGATTCTATTGCCTTACGTGTTTACGACGATTTATTGGCTGCCATCGACGGAAAACCCAACGTAAAAGGCGGGCAGTATCATTTAAACATGCTTTCGACCACCTGCCATGTATATTTTGGAAAAGTTTTGGGTGCCACACCAAACGGGCGTTTTTCCGGAAAATCAATTTCCGACGGAACTTCACCTTCGCATGGTTGCGATACCCACGGGCCCACCAATGTTATCCGTTCGCTGGGAAAACTCGACCAGGTAAGATCGGGTGGAACCTTGCTGAACCTGCGTTTTGTTCCAAGTTTATTAAAACGTGAAAAAGATGTGGAGAAACTGGGGCACCTCATCCGAAGCTATTTTACTTTGGGTGGTCACCACATTCAGTTCAACATTGTGGATACAGCAACACTGCTTGCAGCACAGGCATGCCCGGAAGATTATAAGGATCTGATGGTTCGAATGGCCGGTTACAGCGATTATTTTAACGACATGAATGCTGACCTTCAACAGGAAATCATCGACCGGACAGAAAATGAAGGTTTTTAA
- a CDS encoding glycyl-radical enzyme activating protein yields the protein MIPLIFDIRRYSINDGPGIRITIFMKGCPLRCAWCHNPESQSPKVQKLYTASKCIGAQDCIEVCPENALTLTPEGIITDGEKCTLCGLCADACPTKAIEMSGKIYETNELLKIIEKERVHIDQSGGGVTFSGGEPTMYADFLIKMLDACGKKGLHRAVDTCGFTKSETLLEVAQRTDLFLFDLKLMDPIKHKKWTGVDNQLILKNLKLLAETGANINIRIPFIKNVNTSEDEVKKMADFISELPGDKPMVNLLPYHNIATGKYQKLEQDYNAGEMDEPSEDEIEKATKIFNSFGLKVEVGG from the coding sequence ATGATTCCACTCATATTTGATATACGTCGCTATTCCATAAACGACGGCCCGGGTATCCGGATTACTATTTTTATGAAAGGCTGTCCGCTGCGTTGTGCCTGGTGCCATAATCCGGAAAGCCAATCGCCAAAAGTACAGAAGCTATACACGGCTTCGAAATGTATTGGCGCACAGGATTGTATTGAGGTTTGTCCGGAGAATGCGCTGACTTTAACCCCGGAAGGAATTATAACCGACGGGGAAAAATGTACACTTTGCGGATTATGCGCCGATGCCTGCCCGACAAAAGCCATTGAAATGTCAGGAAAAATATATGAAACAAACGAGCTTCTGAAAATTATTGAAAAAGAACGGGTTCACATCGACCAGTCGGGTGGTGGTGTTACCTTTTCTGGTGGGGAACCAACCATGTATGCGGATTTCCTGATAAAAATGCTCGATGCCTGCGGTAAAAAGGGCCTGCACCGTGCGGTAGATACATGTGGTTTTACAAAATCAGAAACTTTGCTGGAAGTAGCCCAACGCACCGACCTTTTTCTTTTCGATCTGAAATTAATGGATCCTATCAAACATAAAAAATGGACCGGTGTTGACAATCAACTTATTCTTAAAAACCTGAAGCTACTGGCTGAAACAGGAGCAAACATCAACATTCGTATTCCATTTATAAAAAATGTAAATACCAGTGAAGATGAAGTAAAAAAAATGGCAGATTTTATTTCAGAGTTGCCGGGTGATAAACCGATGGTTAACCTGTTACCGTATCATAATATTGCTACCGGAAAATACCAGAAGCTGGAACAGGATTACAATGCCGGTGAAATGGATGAACCTTCGGAAGATGAGATTGAAAAAGCCACTAAAATTTTTAATTCATTTGGTTTAAAAGTTGAAGTTGGCGGATAA
- a CDS encoding M28 family peptidase — protein sequence MKLKNFITSFLLVFVTLTVTAQNNPEPKQFLKTFHNISSNKILQFAEELSSDKYKGRLSGSPEYLEAAQWCAGKFKEWGVLPANNGSYFQYFPNEYSEVFTKGKVTYSSQKGEKIQLQFSDDYLPGSNSASGTVSGNLVYVGYGITAPELDYDDYKNVDVKGKVILLESGIPYTRNDTTLASWTPYAYHRYKFRNAVKHGAAGMLYISKLANPNTVNLENFVYAHIDQKIAEQIFSDAGKNYSEIKTELSKMKTPSFALPANQTVSITAKTQYFPDAKACNVIGKIEGSDPVLKNEVIIVGGHLDGQGYLGEIFPSALDNASGVADILGAAKAFAESEIKPKRTVLFILLGGEECGLYGSKFYAENPLFPIDKTLLMINLDMVGNGSGFHIANGKSYPELFAHFEKVNTKYLHRKMGASEWRKNYGRPRSDASNFENAGITTFSLYTSGSVFPVHYHQPLDKTDVLTPEIMEDAAKLLYLGILGIANDENLKMN from the coding sequence ATGAAGTTGAAAAATTTTATCACATCCTTTTTACTGGTTTTTGTAACCCTAACTGTAACTGCTCAAAATAACCCTGAGCCAAAACAATTTCTGAAAACCTTTCACAACATTTCGAGTAACAAAATTTTGCAGTTTGCTGAAGAGTTGAGTTCTGATAAATACAAGGGCCGTTTATCGGGTTCTCCTGAATATTTGGAAGCGGCGCAGTGGTGTGCCGGCAAATTTAAAGAATGGGGTGTTCTGCCGGCAAATAACGGAAGTTATTTTCAGTATTTTCCAAATGAATATTCAGAAGTATTCACAAAAGGAAAAGTGACTTATTCATCTCAAAAAGGTGAAAAAATTCAACTTCAATTTTCCGATGATTATCTCCCGGGATCCAATTCTGCATCGGGAACCGTAAGTGGAAATCTGGTGTATGTAGGTTATGGGATTACCGCACCCGAATTGGATTATGACGATTACAAAAATGTGGATGTAAAAGGTAAAGTTATTCTGCTCGAATCAGGAATTCCTTATACCAGAAACGACACAACACTTGCCAGTTGGACACCATACGCTTATCACCGGTACAAATTCAGAAATGCAGTTAAACACGGGGCTGCAGGTATGTTGTACATCAGCAAACTGGCCAATCCGAATACCGTAAACCTCGAAAACTTTGTTTACGCACACATCGACCAAAAAATTGCGGAACAAATTTTTTCAGATGCAGGGAAAAACTATTCAGAAATAAAAACGGAACTTTCCAAAATGAAAACTCCATCATTTGCTTTGCCTGCAAATCAAACCGTTTCCATTACGGCAAAAACCCAATATTTTCCCGATGCAAAAGCATGTAACGTAATTGGAAAAATAGAAGGTAGTGACCCGGTTCTTAAAAACGAGGTAATTATTGTTGGAGGTCACCTCGACGGACAAGGTTATTTGGGTGAAATTTTTCCAAGTGCACTTGACAATGCTTCAGGTGTTGCCGATATTTTGGGAGCTGCAAAAGCTTTTGCTGAATCGGAAATAAAACCCAAACGAACAGTGTTGTTTATTTTACTTGGCGGTGAAGAATGTGGTTTATACGGAAGTAAGTTTTATGCTGAAAATCCGCTTTTCCCAATAGATAAAACGCTTCTGATGATCAATCTTGATATGGTTGGTAATGGTAGCGGCTTTCATATTGCCAACGGAAAAAGTTATCCCGAACTATTCGCACATTTTGAAAAAGTAAACACCAAATATTTACATCGGAAAATGGGGGCTTCGGAGTGGAGAAAAAATTACGGCCGCCCGCGTTCCGATGCCTCAAACTTTGAAAATGCAGGAATAACCACATTCTCTCTTTATACTTCCGGAAGTGTTTTCCCGGTACATTATCATCAACCTCTTGACAAAACCGATGTACTCACTCCTGAGATAATGGAAGATGCTGCGAAATTGCTCTACCTTGGAATACTGGGAATTGCAAATGATGAAAATCTTAAAATGAACTAA
- a CDS encoding DUF2797 domain-containing protein, with amino-acid sequence MQLEGNIRKMRTQLTYPVSYFLPVGENKVEMNKLVGKDISMNFTGQINCVSCGKITKTSFNQGFCYNCMQTAPEASESIIRPELSKSHLGIARDMEWAKKHDLIDHFVYLAVANDIKVGVTREHQIPTRWIDQGASFAIKLAKTPNRHIAGILEIFLKKHISDKTNWRAMLKNEIAENIDLQKEKEKIIQFLPAELQKYVEKDNEITSIKYPVNEYPKKLKSVSFDKIQKIEGMIKGIKGQYLIFDDDTVLNIRKHNGYFLQINY; translated from the coding sequence ATGCAACTTGAAGGTAACATACGCAAAATGCGAACTCAGCTCACCTACCCGGTAAGTTATTTTTTGCCCGTTGGCGAAAACAAAGTTGAAATGAACAAACTGGTTGGCAAAGACATTTCGATGAATTTTACAGGTCAAATCAACTGTGTTTCATGTGGAAAAATAACCAAAACCTCTTTTAACCAGGGATTTTGTTACAATTGTATGCAAACTGCTCCCGAGGCGAGCGAATCCATCATCCGGCCCGAACTTTCAAAGTCTCACCTTGGAATAGCACGCGATATGGAATGGGCAAAAAAACACGATCTCATTGACCATTTTGTTTACCTGGCAGTTGCAAACGATATTAAAGTTGGTGTTACACGAGAGCACCAGATTCCAACGCGTTGGATTGATCAGGGTGCAAGTTTCGCCATAAAGCTTGCCAAAACACCCAACCGCCATATCGCCGGTATTTTGGAAATTTTCCTAAAAAAACATATTTCCGATAAAACCAACTGGCGGGCAATGCTAAAAAACGAAATAGCAGAAAACATTGACCTTCAAAAAGAAAAAGAGAAAATCATTCAGTTTCTGCCTGCGGAACTTCAAAAATATGTGGAAAAGGATAATGAAATCACATCGATTAAATATCCCGTAAACGAATATCCAAAGAAACTAAAAAGCGTTTCGTTTGATAAAATTCAAAAAATAGAAGGAATGATTAAAGGAATTAAAGGGCAATATTTAATTTTTGATGATGATACGGTTTTAAACATTCGGAAGCATAATGGTTATTTTTTACAGATAAATTATTAA